The proteins below are encoded in one region of Desulfovibrio sp. JC022:
- a CDS encoding sensor domain-containing diguanylate cyclase, with protein MISKYVTRLHSITFFLLKVMLLGLIVPLAAGLIISFELEKKEMKARLNDFNQRSLDTLIDSAEDAMVSFSPEGARNIASFLLQDERIVKIEIFSSIYDLYLLRVSKVTPEHRFKTQELKKYVVKNGEELGYVLVAVDKDWVTPRIEKERNHIIVMFVTMFVGGLLLIIPAIYFKVLRPLNRLMRQVEVLSKGELGIPYRWQGHNEFSMLGKTLDDMRTKLDKTFSLMREMAITDELTGLPNRRGFYGEVEKLLWLSGRYKHPLVLAIFDIDYFKSINDNFGHPVGDEVLKKFSEIISGRIRKTDLLARIGGEEFVLVMPETPSEDALRLLDRLRKAVAEHEFPHGEKVTVSVGFTGFYGSEKLEGLMDIADKALYKAKADGRDRVVLGPVE; from the coding sequence ATGATAAGTAAATACGTTACAAGACTGCATAGTATCACCTTTTTTTTGCTGAAGGTCATGCTGCTCGGGCTTATTGTCCCGCTGGCGGCTGGTCTGATTATTTCTTTTGAGTTGGAAAAAAAAGAGATGAAGGCTCGACTTAACGATTTTAACCAGAGATCTCTGGATACCCTGATTGATAGTGCTGAAGATGCAATGGTTTCTTTCTCCCCGGAGGGAGCACGCAATATAGCTAGTTTTCTTTTGCAGGATGAGCGAATTGTAAAAATTGAAATTTTTTCGTCAATCTATGATTTGTACCTATTGCGTGTTTCCAAGGTGACTCCTGAACATCGGTTCAAAACTCAGGAATTAAAAAAGTATGTAGTCAAAAACGGCGAAGAACTTGGTTATGTACTGGTTGCGGTGGATAAAGACTGGGTGACTCCGCGAATAGAGAAGGAACGCAATCATATTATAGTCATGTTTGTGACCATGTTTGTGGGCGGATTACTGCTGATTATTCCGGCTATTTATTTCAAGGTCCTCAGACCCCTGAACAGATTGATGCGGCAGGTGGAAGTCCTTTCCAAGGGTGAACTGGGAATTCCTTACCGCTGGCAGGGGCATAATGAATTTTCCATGCTGGGTAAAACCCTTGATGATATGCGTACCAAGCTGGACAAGACTTTCAGCCTCATGCGGGAGATGGCTATTACCGATGAACTCACCGGGCTGCCCAACCGGCGTGGTTTTTACGGTGAGGTGGAAAAGTTGCTCTGGCTTAGCGGTCGCTACAAACACCCGTTGGTTCTCGCTATTTTTGATATCGACTACTTTAAATCCATCAATGATAATTTCGGTCACCCGGTGGGTGATGAAGTTTTGAAAAAATTTTCTGAAATCATTTCAGGGCGAATCCGCAAGACCGATCTTTTGGCTCGTATCGGCGGAGAGGAGTTTGTTCTGGTCATGCCTGAGACCCCGTCCGAGGATGCTCTTCGTTTGCTGGACAGGCTAAGGAAGGCCGTAGCAGAACATGAATTCCCCCATGGTGAGAAAGTTACCGTAAGCGTCGGATTTACCGGGTTTTATGGCTCGGAAAAGCTTGAGGGACTCATGGATATTGCAGATAAGGCCCTTTATAAGGCTAAGGCTGATGGAAGGGATAGAGTCGTTCTTGGTCCGGTTGAATAA